The following coding sequences lie in one Phacochoerus africanus isolate WHEZ1 chromosome 12, ROS_Pafr_v1, whole genome shotgun sequence genomic window:
- the C9orf72 gene encoding guanine nucleotide exchange factor C9orf72 homolog isoform X2 codes for MSTLCPPPSPAVAKTEIALTGESPLLAATFAYWDNILGPRVRHIWAPKTEQVLLSDGEITFLANHTLNGEILRNAESGAIDVKFFVLSEKGVIIVSLIFDGNWNGDRSTYGLSIILPQTELSFYLPLHRVCVDRLTHIIRKGRIWMHKERQENVQKIVLEGTERMEDQGQSIIPMLTGEVIPVMELLSSMKSHSVPEEIDIADTVLNDDDIGDSCHEGFLLK; via the exons ATGTCAACTCTCTGTCCACCGCCATCTCCTGCCGTTGCCAAGACAGAGATCGCTTTAACTGGTGAATCCCCTTTATTAGCCGCTACCTTTGCTTACTGGGACAATATTCTTGGCCCGAGAGTAAGGCACATTTGGGCTCCAAAGACAGAACAGGTACTTCTCAGCGACGGAGAAATCACTTTTCTTGCCAACCATACCCTCAATGGAGAAATCCTTCGCAATGCTGAAAGTGGAGCCATAGACGTGAAGTTTTTCGTCTTGTCTGAAAAGGGAGTGATTATTGTTTCATTAATCTTCGATGGAAACTGGAACGGGGATCGGAGCACATATGGACTATCAATCATACTTCCCCAGACGGAGCTGAGCTTCTACCTCCCACTTCACAGGGTGTGTGTGGATAGATTAACACACATTATCCGGAAAGGAAGGATATGGATGCACAAG gaaaggcaagaaaatgtCCAGAAGATAGTCTTAGAAGGCACAGAGAGAATGGAAGATCAG GGTCAAAGTATTATTCCAATGCTTACTGGAGAAGTAATTCCTGTAATGGAATTGCTTTCATCTATGAAATCACACAGTGTTCCTGAAGAAATAGAT ATAGCTGATACAGTGCTCAATGATGATGATATCGGTGACAGTTGTCATGAGGGCTTTCTTCTCAAGtaa